Part of the Augochlora pura isolate Apur16 chromosome 10, APUR_v2.2.1, whole genome shotgun sequence genome, CGGTGGCGATCTACATGCCGAGCACCAGGGCGTTCAAGTCCGGCATCAGCGAGGTGCCGGTGATGTGCACGACGATTCGCGCGGTGAACGCGGACAACTGCGACTGGGGCAGCTGCGGCGAGTGGTGCCTTTCGAAAACCTCCGGCCCCTGTGTTCAGATCCATGTTAACCTTCGCAGGAACGGTTCCACGATCCTGCTGGCCAATTGCACGAACACTACCAATAAGACTTGTTACGGTATCGATCAGGAGAACGCGAAGAAATCGAAGTGCATCGCGGACGAGTGCCGGAATCTCACCGGCACGTTCAACTGCTCCAGCGGCGTGTGCATCAATATCACGGACGCGTTCGAGTGCATATTCCACGACACCGACCCACCGATGAAGTGTTCCGGTAGACGCGGCAAGATCACTTGCATAGACATAGACGGTTTGTTCAATTGCAACCGGGGCACCTGCGAGCGCATCCGAACGCCGTACAACTGCGACCGCAGGTGCGTCGATATTCCGACCAGGAACAAGAACATGATACTCCTCAGCGGCGACAAGGTCTATCTGAGTCAGTGCGAGCGGGCCATAGACGTCGAGACCAATCGAGAGATCTGGCACGAGGACCGGGGCGACGTCATGATGGCGTCCTGCTACGGAATATTCAACTCGACCTTGGGCGTCGAGGCCGTCGACTGCATCAACGGCTCCGTTCTCGAGAAAGACCTTCTCACCGACCTGACCAACTTCACGTACCTGTCCTATCTGAATTTGTACGCCACCAAGCCCCTCGACGAGACCAGAATGGTCGCGCCGCCCGAGCAGGACCTGATCATCGCCAACGAGAGTCGGCTGCTCATCAACCTCGAGGGCTGCGTCAACACTCTCCGCGACGAGTGCCGGGATTTCCTTCACGAATACGGGAAGGACGGGTCCGACCATAACGCCCGCGCCAGATTCCCTTGTTACTACGGCGAGGGGAACACCGAGGTGGTCGTGTCCCGGTTCAACCTCGAGAACACCTACAAGGAGTTCCTCGTCGCCCTGATCCTGCCTAGCGTTCTCTTCGTAGTTAGTTGCTTGACGTTGATCTTTTGTCAAAGGAGCGTGGTGGTAGGCGACGACGCTAGGATGAGATTCAAGGGCACGGCCGCCGCGCTCGCGGCGAAAGAGAAGAGCGCTTCGGGTAACCTAGGGGATGCTGGCGGAGGAAACTCCGCTATGGCGCTCTGAGATCCGGCATGTAAGAATCGTCATGCGCCATAAGGACCTCTACGACACTTGCCCGTGGAAACGCCTCTAGTGcaactttaattaaacttgCCCCCCATCGTCGTAAGATTAGCTTTTCGGGACACGAGATATACCGTCGCACGGGAAAGCCCATCCACACCCTTATCGAATCCGTTCGAACGATTTCAGCCTCTCTGGGATTTTGCAACAATTAGTTTCACAGCGCAACACGAGTTTTACAACTTTTTCTAGTCGTGTCGTTTTAATTCGTTTTCATGTGAGGAACAACGATTGAAAGCTAGCTACAGTCACCTGGCTCT contains:
- the Teh3 gene encoding tipE homolog 3 phospholipid transfer protein, which produces MPKQVPVENLVIPPQDGRICGTICICQMTAVLSSVALVYLTVAIYMPSTRAFKSGISEVPVMCTTIRAVNADNCDWGSCGEWCLSKTSGPCVQIHVNLRRNGSTILLANCTNTTNKTCYGIDQENAKKSKCIADECRNLTGTFNCSSGVCINITDAFECIFHDTDPPMKCSGRRGKITCIDIDGLFNCNRGTCERIRTPYNCDRRCVDIPTRNKNMILLSGDKVYLSQCERAIDVETNREIWHEDRGDVMMASCYGIFNSTLGVEAVDCINGSVLEKDLLTDLTNFTYLSYLNLYATKPLDETRMVAPPEQDLIIANESRLLINLEGCVNTLRDECRDFLHEYGKDGSDHNARARFPCYYGEGNTEVVVSRFNLENTYKEFLVALILPSVLFVVSCLTLIFCQRSVVVGDDARMRFKGTAAALAAKEKSASGNLGDAGGGNSAMAL